One Sphingobium sp. WTD-1 genomic region harbors:
- a CDS encoding type II toxin-antitoxin system RelB/DinJ family antitoxin — translation MAATAFVRARIDETLKDEAAAVLAELGLTVSDVVRMTLTRIAKDHALPFELKVPNAETRAAIEASRATMKSRRARFTDPQELFDALDQEARQQ, via the coding sequence ATGGCCGCTACCGCTTTCGTGCGCGCGCGCATCGACGAAACATTGAAGGATGAAGCCGCCGCCGTCCTGGCCGAACTGGGACTGACCGTATCCGATGTGGTCCGCATGACGCTCACCCGGATCGCGAAGGATCACGCCTTGCCTTTCGAGCTAAAGGTGCCGAACGCCGAAACGCGGGCAGCCATCGAAGCCTCTCGCGCAACGATGAAGTCCCGCCGCGCCCGCTTCACCGATCCTCAGGAATTGTTTGATGCCCTCGACCAAGAAGCCCGCCAGCAGTAA
- a CDS encoding type II toxin-antitoxin system YafQ family toxin translates to MPSTKKPASSKRASLPREASYEKKFVKDWERLSRSGRYNMKQLKEAMMLLIANDAPLGPEWLDHALKGDWSDHRECHIGGDFLLIYTIEGNLVNFVRAGTHSELFE, encoded by the coding sequence ATGCCCTCGACCAAGAAGCCCGCCAGCAGTAAGCGTGCTTCGCTCCCTCGAGAGGCCTCCTACGAAAAGAAGTTCGTGAAGGATTGGGAGCGGTTGTCGCGCAGCGGGCGCTACAACATGAAGCAGCTCAAGGAAGCGATGATGCTCCTTATCGCCAATGACGCGCCGCTTGGCCCGGAATGGCTGGACCATGCCCTCAAAGGCGACTGGAGCGACCATCGCGAGTGCCATATCGGCGGCGACTTCCTGCTCATCTACACGATCGAGGGAAACCTGGTGAACTTCGTGCGCGCCGGCACGCATTCGGAGTTGTTCGAATAG
- a CDS encoding phosphoglycerate mutase family protein, protein MRAIFIRHGESTGNAGIPCHDLATIELTERGQEQAHHVAASWTEAPALIVTSPYTRTRQTAAPTIARFPDTPVEVWPIEEFTYLQPARWNGTRSAERMPHLERYWSEADPDYCDGEGAESFATLLRRGGAALARLAAMPAGSLVYVFGHGQFIQAAHAIVADAHLDDRGKMLGFWRKGEPPAIGNAQRVGFQWRGGRWECAPPVAA, encoded by the coding sequence ATGAGGGCCATATTCATCCGCCACGGTGAAAGCACTGGCAATGCCGGCATCCCTTGCCATGATTTGGCGACGATCGAGCTGACGGAGCGGGGCCAGGAACAGGCGCATCATGTCGCGGCGAGTTGGACCGAAGCGCCGGCGCTCATCGTCACGTCGCCCTATACCCGCACCCGGCAAACGGCCGCGCCTACCATCGCGCGTTTCCCCGATACGCCGGTGGAAGTGTGGCCGATCGAAGAGTTCACCTATCTGCAACCGGCGCGCTGGAACGGCACGCGGAGCGCCGAGCGGATGCCTCATCTCGAACGCTATTGGAGCGAGGCCGATCCTGATTATTGCGACGGGGAGGGGGCGGAGAGCTTCGCCACCCTGCTCCGGCGCGGCGGCGCGGCCCTAGCCCGCCTCGCCGCCATGCCTGCGGGATCGCTGGTCTATGTGTTCGGGCATGGGCAGTTCATCCAGGCCGCGCACGCGATCGTCGCCGACGCCCATCTGGACGATCGAGGCAAGATGCTTGGGTTCTGGCGCAAAGGCGAGCCGCCCGCGATCGGCAACGCGCAACGGGTCGGGTTTCAATGGCGGGGGGGCCGCTGGGAATGTGCGCCGCCGGTCGCCGCCTAG
- a CDS encoding tyrosine-type recombinase/integrase, whose product MNQLAPLPSPSLALPALIASADERARLRFLEFFAVTIRNPHTRRAYARAAGEFLAWVAARGITSLAGLQPLHVAAWIEALGREVSAPTVKQQLAAVRHLFDWLVTGQVMPTNPAASVRGPAHSVRRGKTPVLAADEARRLLDVIDATTPAGLRDRALIGLMVYSFARIGAALAMRVEDVFVQNRRLWVRLHEKGGKRHEMPCHHNLEHYLAEYLDGCDLREDRKGPLFRTIARGTKRLSDTPLPQANAFAMVRRRAVAAEIETAIGNHSFRATGITTYLKNGGTLETAATMANHSSTRTTQLYDRRPDDVTLDEVERVLI is encoded by the coding sequence ATGAACCAGCTCGCCCCTCTCCCGTCACCCAGCTTAGCGCTGCCCGCGCTCATCGCGTCGGCCGATGAGCGGGCGCGGCTGCGCTTCCTCGAGTTCTTCGCCGTCACCATCCGCAATCCCCATACGCGCCGTGCCTATGCGCGCGCAGCGGGCGAGTTTTTGGCTTGGGTAGCGGCGCGCGGCATCACATCGCTCGCCGGCTTGCAGCCGCTTCATGTCGCGGCCTGGATCGAGGCGCTGGGACGCGAGGTGAGCGCGCCCACCGTCAAGCAGCAGCTCGCGGCCGTGCGCCACCTGTTCGACTGGCTGGTGACAGGCCAGGTCATGCCGACGAACCCGGCCGCGTCGGTGCGCGGGCCGGCGCACAGCGTCCGGCGCGGCAAGACGCCGGTGCTGGCCGCCGACGAAGCGCGGCGACTGCTGGATGTGATCGATGCGACGACGCCGGCAGGTTTGCGCGATCGGGCGCTGATCGGGTTGATGGTCTATTCGTTTGCCCGGATCGGCGCGGCGCTGGCGATGCGCGTGGAGGATGTGTTCGTGCAGAATCGGCGACTATGGGTGCGGCTGCACGAAAAGGGCGGCAAGCGCCACGAAATGCCCTGTCATCACAACCTTGAGCATTATTTGGCCGAATATCTCGATGGCTGCGACTTGCGCGAGGACCGCAAAGGGCCGCTGTTCCGTACGATCGCGCGCGGGACCAAGCGCTTAAGCGACACCCCCCTGCCCCAGGCCAATGCCTTCGCGATGGTGCGCCGTCGCGCCGTCGCGGCCGAGATCGAGACGGCGATCGGCAACCATTCGTTCCGCGCTACGGGGATCACCACCTATTTGAAGAACGGCGGCACGCTGGAGACAGCCGCGACGATGGCGAACCACAGTTCGACCCGCACTACCCAGCTCTACGATCGCCGGCCCGATGACGTGACACTCGACGAGGTAGAGCGGGTGTTGATCTAG